A genomic stretch from Chitinophaga agri includes:
- the neuB gene encoding N-acetylneuraminate synthase: protein MKKVIIIAEAGVNHNGSMENALRLIDAAADAGADYVKFQTFKAARLVSREAKQAEYQQRNTGHTGSSQFEMLQKLEISETQHYELQAYATERGIRFLSTGFDEESIDFLDTLGIDIFKVPSGEITNYPYLKYIASKGKPIILSTGMTTLGEIEQAVNVLIENGIAREEIRILHCNTEYPTPMQDVNLMAMHTIKTAFGTGVGYSDHTTGIEIPIAAVALGAEIIEKHFTLDKEMDGPDHKASLDPVELRQMVTAIRNVEQAIAGSGFKQPSPSEKKNMTVARKSIHLRVDISQGTVITEGDLLMIRPGDGISPFDMEKVVGMRAGKDLTAYHKLTWSDFI, encoded by the coding sequence ATGAAGAAAGTTATTATCATAGCAGAAGCAGGTGTCAATCATAACGGCAGCATGGAAAATGCTTTGCGGTTGATCGATGCCGCCGCGGATGCAGGTGCGGATTATGTCAAGTTCCAGACATTTAAGGCGGCACGACTGGTGAGCCGCGAAGCAAAACAGGCGGAATATCAGCAAAGGAACACTGGGCACACGGGAAGCTCGCAGTTCGAGATGCTGCAGAAACTAGAGATCAGTGAAACACAGCACTATGAACTGCAGGCATATGCTACAGAAAGAGGCATTCGCTTTCTTTCCACAGGATTTGACGAAGAAAGCATTGACTTTCTTGATACGCTTGGCATAGACATTTTCAAAGTGCCTTCCGGCGAGATCACCAATTACCCCTATCTGAAGTATATCGCTTCTAAAGGGAAACCAATCATCTTATCGACTGGTATGACCACGCTCGGCGAGATAGAACAGGCCGTTAATGTACTGATAGAGAACGGTATCGCACGCGAAGAGATCCGTATCCTGCATTGTAATACGGAGTATCCCACACCGATGCAGGATGTAAACCTGATGGCTATGCATACAATAAAGACGGCTTTTGGCACTGGTGTTGGCTATTCTGATCATACAACGGGTATTGAAATACCTATAGCTGCCGTGGCACTTGGTGCCGAGATCATAGAAAAGCATTTCACGCTGGATAAAGAAATGGACGGCCCTGATCATAAGGCTTCGCTTGATCCGGTAGAGCTGCGGCAGATGGTGACTGCCATCAGAAATGTTGAACAGGCGATTGCTGGCAGCGGGTTTAAACAACCCAGTCCCTCGGAGAAGAAGAATATGACGGTGGCCAGAAAAAGTATTCACCTTCGGGTCGACATCTCTCAGGGAACCGTCATCACGGAAGGTGACCTCCTGATGATCCGTCCTGGTGACGGCATATCTCCCTTTGACATGGAGAAAGTGGTGGGTATGAGAGCGGGCAAAGATCTTACTGCATATCATAAACTTACCTGGTCGGACTTTATATGA
- a CDS encoding nucleotidyltransferase family protein gives MADYKRHLIDQDATLMEGLARLNVLAADTILFVVDGDERLVGSLTDGDVRRGLLKGLQLDSHVRDFIAKPPRVIQKGNYTVEQIIEYREKNLRIIPVIDHENRMHNIVNFRYHKSYLPVDAIVMAGGRGERLKPLTDEVPKPLLKVGDKPIIEHNIDRLLTFGIDDIWISVRYLGDQICDYLKDGSEKGACIDYLWEDEPLGTIGAAAKVKNVTHDYVLVTNSDVLTNLDYEDFFLDFQAKDAMLSVVTIPYNVEVPYAVLETEDAQVRSFKEKPTYTYYSNGGIYLMKKECLDLIPRDAFFNATDLMEKLISNGEKVASYPLRGYWLDIGKHEDYKKAQEDIKYITF, from the coding sequence ATGGCAGACTATAAAAGACATTTGATTGATCAGGATGCTACACTCATGGAAGGGTTGGCACGATTAAATGTGCTTGCCGCAGATACCATCCTTTTTGTAGTAGATGGTGATGAACGACTTGTAGGATCGCTTACCGACGGTGATGTACGCCGTGGTCTGCTTAAAGGACTACAACTGGATAGTCATGTAAGAGACTTTATTGCCAAGCCGCCACGTGTGATACAGAAAGGCAATTATACAGTGGAACAGATCATTGAATACCGGGAGAAAAACCTGCGTATCATTCCGGTGATCGACCATGAGAACCGGATGCATAATATTGTCAACTTCCGCTATCATAAGTCTTACCTGCCAGTAGATGCGATCGTGATGGCAGGAGGAAGGGGAGAACGTTTGAAACCATTGACAGATGAAGTGCCAAAGCCATTATTGAAAGTAGGTGACAAACCTATTATAGAACATAATATAGACAGGTTACTGACTTTTGGTATTGATGACATCTGGATATCTGTGAGGTACCTGGGAGATCAGATCTGCGATTATCTGAAGGATGGGTCCGAAAAGGGTGCCTGTATCGACTATCTCTGGGAAGATGAGCCGCTGGGTACTATCGGGGCGGCGGCCAAAGTGAAGAATGTGACGCATGATTATGTCCTCGTCACCAACTCAGATGTATTGACCAATCTGGATTATGAAGATTTCTTTCTTGACTTTCAGGCCAAGGATGCGATGCTATCAGTCGTAACTATTCCCTACAACGTAGAAGTACCTTACGCTGTACTGGAAACAGAAGATGCACAGGTACGCTCCTTCAAGGAAAAGCCGACCTACACATACTATTCCAACGGAGGCATTTATCTCATGAAAAAAGAGTGTCTGGACCTGATCCCCCGCGATGCTTTTTTTAATGCAACAGACCTCATGGAGAAACTGATCTCTAATGGAGAGAAAGTAGCTTCTTATCCGTTGAGAGGTTACTGGCTCGATATCGGCAAGCATGAGGATTATAAAAAAGCACAGGAAGACATCAAATATATAACATTCTAA
- a CDS encoding capsular polysaccharide export protein, LipB/KpsS family — protein MSAFLILINNAPQMPVYHTKLGEALEQRGHQVYYAYSDHLPFLTDHISPEGKKVFVFSSYFREHYKTAVVPEKYRGINLWETFYADYDRFFVNYRFKPRGHGYYEALMANMVSFFDDIFTTCSIDYFIYENISNSFAHVCYQVGALNNVGFLGYCVSRMPGRFEIQTERFNTVQLFSHAYDNVEMSEVPESVMKDIDTYLDRYEEDKIPTYHSFSHPLSYKTSLIKKYVSGEKVRMFTSGFKYLRKYGADVKYSFPVHNPVKMYTHFFFRQLNRKLKIFRSRWIFDKVKPEGNYFVFPMQMKPESSTSVWARHFVDEISLIKNIAFNLPFGTLLYVKEHFVNLGNLPFEVYQELKRIPNVRLVHPLEPNKPLLQHSLGIITLTSTMGFEALMMGKMVVAFGDIFYKKHPLCISVKSFEDLYTIFSAIKKDNGKVRDINRRFLAAYYNCTYEGNVNYIAYGSFDPERFTVPMVQAISAITARKQTEVVREEDTLDVVNV, from the coding sequence ATGAGTGCTTTTCTTATTCTAATTAACAATGCTCCCCAAATGCCGGTGTATCATACAAAACTGGGAGAGGCGCTTGAGCAGAGAGGACATCAGGTATATTATGCATATAGTGATCATCTGCCTTTCCTGACAGACCATATTTCTCCGGAGGGCAAGAAGGTATTTGTGTTTTCATCTTACTTCAGGGAGCATTATAAGACAGCGGTAGTGCCGGAAAAATATAGAGGGATCAATCTGTGGGAAACGTTTTACGCCGACTATGACCGCTTTTTCGTGAACTACAGGTTTAAGCCCAGGGGACATGGGTATTATGAAGCGCTGATGGCGAATATGGTGTCATTCTTTGATGATATTTTTACTACCTGTAGCATTGATTATTTCATTTATGAGAATATCTCTAACAGCTTCGCGCATGTTTGTTACCAGGTAGGCGCTTTGAATAATGTGGGCTTCCTAGGGTATTGTGTGTCCCGTATGCCCGGGCGGTTTGAGATACAGACGGAACGGTTTAATACCGTGCAGCTGTTCAGTCATGCGTATGACAATGTGGAGATGAGCGAAGTGCCGGAATCAGTGATGAAAGATATTGATACCTACCTGGACAGGTATGAGGAGGACAAGATACCTACCTACCATTCCTTCAGTCATCCGTTGAGTTACAAGACCTCTCTGATCAAAAAATATGTGAGTGGAGAGAAGGTAAGGATGTTTACATCGGGATTTAAATATCTGCGTAAATACGGTGCGGACGTTAAGTACAGCTTTCCTGTACACAATCCGGTAAAGATGTATACTCATTTTTTCTTCCGGCAGCTGAACAGGAAGCTCAAGATCTTTCGTTCCAGGTGGATCTTTGACAAGGTGAAGCCTGAAGGGAACTATTTCGTGTTCCCCATGCAAATGAAACCTGAAAGTTCTACATCCGTATGGGCGAGACATTTTGTTGATGAAATATCACTAATAAAGAATATTGCATTCAATCTGCCTTTCGGCACACTGCTGTATGTGAAAGAGCATTTTGTGAACCTGGGCAATCTGCCATTTGAAGTCTACCAGGAACTGAAGCGCATCCCGAATGTCAGGCTGGTACACCCGCTGGAGCCTAATAAGCCATTGTTACAACATAGTCTGGGCATCATTACCCTGACGAGTACGATGGGGTTTGAGGCATTGATGATGGGTAAAATGGTGGTAGCTTTCGGTGATATTTTCTATAAGAAGCATCCGCTGTGTATTAGCGTAAAAAGCTTTGAGGACCTGTATACTATATTCTCAGCCATAAAGAAGGACAATGGGAAGGTAAGAGATATCAACAGGCGTTTCCTGGCTGCATACTATAACTGTACCTACGAGGGGAATGTCAACTATATCGCTTATGGTTCCTTTGATCCGGAACGATTTACCGTGCCCATGGTGCAGGCGATATCCGCTATCACAGCACGGAAGCAGACCGAGGTGGTACGCGAAGAAGATACATTGGATGTGGTAAATGTGTAA
- a CDS encoding MATE family efflux transporter: MWDKIKFISQKYLIIGINFLLQFVLFRRFDVQTAGMLNYGRTLFQYFEYSNIGLRNTIDRRQFRDDNAVASFIASSRTINLLIALAMALVVFCFEFSYWTFLFLLCGVFYAYLFYEKVYLRNIHETGKYVRVSFIFDLVPVIFLTIGVCTGSLLYAGLLFLTGYLVLFIWFLFRGSLRSRFVVDVRYMKSIFRKNLNEGFYLFLSTFLYFILLSGDRFFLKQFFGYEVVAQVSFAMFFFNAFSPLPAALIEIRMKPLLTTASRKEFIHFFRYILLMTLAFIGVLFVAGPFVIHVFFSKYAPISGFVNYYSLLLIPHVLFQVTFLVLFRRGLQRVLFYLLSAAVVLYLSLLATLGAFITVSPLMLIWTAKIIVNIFLAGSIIYVLARRESFRILSIISK; this comes from the coding sequence ATGTGGGATAAGATCAAGTTCATATCGCAGAAATACCTGATCATCGGAATCAATTTCCTGTTGCAGTTTGTGCTGTTCCGGCGGTTCGATGTACAGACGGCCGGGATGCTGAACTATGGACGTACGTTGTTTCAGTATTTTGAATATTCCAACATAGGATTACGGAATACGATTGACAGGCGTCAGTTCAGGGATGATAATGCCGTGGCTTCTTTTATAGCATCATCTCGCACGATCAATCTGCTCATCGCCCTGGCCATGGCATTGGTGGTCTTTTGTTTTGAGTTTAGTTACTGGACGTTCCTTTTTCTGCTTTGCGGGGTCTTTTACGCCTATCTCTTTTATGAGAAGGTCTATCTGCGGAATATTCATGAAACAGGCAAATATGTCCGCGTAAGCTTCATTTTTGACCTGGTGCCAGTGATCTTCCTGACCATCGGTGTATGTACCGGTAGTTTACTATATGCCGGATTGTTATTTCTGACCGGATACCTGGTGTTGTTTATATGGTTCCTGTTCAGAGGAAGTTTGCGTAGCCGGTTTGTCGTGGATGTAAGGTATATGAAATCCATCTTCAGGAAGAACCTGAACGAGGGATTTTACCTGTTCCTGTCTACCTTCCTTTACTTCATACTCCTGAGTGGGGATCGGTTCTTTCTAAAGCAGTTCTTTGGTTATGAGGTAGTCGCGCAGGTATCATTTGCCATGTTCTTTTTTAATGCGTTTTCTCCGTTACCTGCCGCGCTGATAGAGATCAGGATGAAGCCATTACTGACGACAGCCAGCAGAAAGGAGTTCATACATTTCTTCCGGTATATATTGCTGATGACACTGGCGTTTATTGGGGTGTTGTTTGTAGCCGGTCCATTCGTCATCCATGTGTTCTTTAGTAAATATGCGCCCATCAGTGGTTTTGTGAATTATTATAGTCTGCTGCTGATCCCGCATGTGTTATTCCAGGTCACCTTTCTGGTATTGTTCAGAAGAGGCCTGCAGCGCGTATTGTTTTACCTGTTAAGTGCAGCGGTGGTATTGTATTTATCATTACTGGCCACATTAGGGGCTTTCATTACAGTGTCTCCGCTGATGCTCATATGGACAGCCAAGATAATAGTGAATATATTTCTGGCAGGCAGTATTATCTACGTGCTGGCCAGGAGGGAGAGCTTTCGGATATTAAGCATAATAAGTAAGTAA